AGAACTAAAACATGCTACATAAAGTCAGACTAAGCTGTGAACTGTGAAGCATGCTGGTGGCAGCATCAgtttgtgtgagggtgtgggACTTCATGGTAAAGGAAGATTATCCAGAAATACTGAAGCAACACCTAAAGGACATTGATCTTCAGCAGTCCTACAAAGATGTAAGATGTGGCtcaaagaaacaaaatgagaGCTCTGGGCTGGCAATTGAAAAGCCCACAGAAAATTAAATGGCTTCTTTctagctgctctctctcttactcacacacagacacacacaataacccTCACACTATACAGGACTAGATTTACTCATGAAATAAGAGCAGACTGCTGTACCTTGAAGGATTTGTGGTTGATCTTGGCAGTTCCTCGGCTGAGTTTATTCAGAGCGGTGTAGGCGTCCTGTCTGTGAACCATGACGATGTAGGCACAGCCTCTGGGAGGGATCATCTgatgcataaaaaaaaacaacaacaatcatctcattttatatacacacacacacacacacacacacacacacacacacacacaggataggAATCTTTTTAAATgggaaaataatattataaaactaATCTTGTTGCAGGGTGAAGAATTATTAATAACCATAAAAAACActagatgttttatttatgacTGTGAGGGCCAACTTCACTGTGTTAAAGAAGTTCAGAAGTTATTTATAACTATTACagataaacaaatgaaattaagATGGTGATCTGTGCTCACATTAATGGACTCGATCTGGCCAAACTCCTCCATCAGACTGCTGATGTCCTGCTGCTGGGTTTTCTTATCCAGCTGACCGAGCCACAGAGTCGTGCTGCACACTGcatgtgcaaacacacacactttacttgcCTACATACTACACAAAGATCTTGCTGTATGTTAACACTCCAGCATCCCTACATATGAATTATTTAGTGCTTGAATGTCCATCAGTGAGGGTTTTAAAACGATAAATCTCTCGCACTGACCGCTGAGCGTCTCTCTCTTTATGGGTGGGAGTCCTTTATGTCTCCTCTCCATCTCCTTCCTGTCATCTGCTCGTGATCTCGGCGGAGTCCTCCGGCGCTCGCGGGAACGGGAACGAGAGTGCCGATACCGTGAATGCCGGGAGTGAGAGCTGGAGTGAGGATGAAGACGAGGTGAAGAACGCCTCCTGGGAGACCTGCGGAGATTACACGGATTTGGAATGCAATGAGAAAAGAGCAAACGGATATTCATACTGTAATACACCCCAAGCATTTGGTCTGTTTTTACACAAGTGTGTTAATTTAAAATTGATAAAACATACTTAAgtcataatgtttttttttaaatttaaactaCAATTAACTTGCCTTGACCGGGATCTTCTGTTGTACCTTCTCTCGTGGTCATCACTCCTGGAGTGACCCAATTCAGCCTggggagagggaaagaaagaacacaaaaacacacccttaCAGTCCAGGCAAAAAATCTGAGTGATACAACACCTGGGCAGCTCTGTTCAGGTTTTAAACACACTCGCTCCTTCAACAGGTAGTGGATGCTGAGTATATAAAGAAGCCATACATATGCATAAGCTAGAAATTTGACTTAATACATGTATCACTATGGACAATGGAGAAAAGTATAAAAAGGAATGCAGGAATGAGAAGCCAAATGAGGAAATGTGTGAAGGCATGTACCGTGTGGGGTTCTGTCATGGCGCGGGTGGTGATGTCATCAGGTCTGGGCACAGGTTGTTCATTCTGTGTTTTAGGAAGCACCTGCATTAACACAAGTAAAAGAATCAGTGTAGGGAAGTGAGGAAGTGCAACATGACAATATAAAACCTAGGGATAGACATCAATTCGACAAAAAATCAGTCTACTCGTTTGGTGAGCTTCAGCAGAGTGGGATACTGTATGAAAAAATATAACTTAATTTATAATGAAGTTCCAAACCTGCATATTTGGTGTGATCATGAAAGATTTCCCCTCATCCATAATCAGAGTAATACAAATTTTTGATAATTAATAACATGGTGCATCAATAAATTTGCGGGAAGTCGCATGGTGATGGAAATTTAACACAGTTTCATTTATACGTTTTCTTTGGTACTAGAAACAATATAaagttatttaaagaaaaaaaagaaaaaaatgtgttacCTGGTTGGAAAGCTGGCTGAGAAGGTGACCCTGAAGAGCTTGCTGCAGATTTCTGCACAAAGATAAaagttgtgtgtgggtgtgtgcaagTACTGTAGCTCAGCGATTATTAACCTTCCTCTGAGGAGTGTGTTCACGCTGACCGACTAGagctttaatataaatgttactGCTGGAATTCCTGTAAGAGCTGCTAACCAATCAGTttggagaattcaacagcgctgtaatataaacagtaaataaagagACTGCAGATGGACTTACATGGAGGAAGCGGGAGACATTTCCACTGGCTGTGGTTTCTCAACGTCTTGCTCCTCATCATAGTCAAATCGGTCCTGCAGCACCTATtgggggaaaacacacacacatacacacaactgtCAAAACATTAAGTATTTCCTACTATTACATTGTAATTCACACATAATTAACAATCACACTAACCCAAGTACGAGTGTTACCTTAGAGATTGAGCTGTTCTGTTGGACGGGGTTAAATGGGTTAGCGCCTCCCTGCTGGAGAGTCCGCAGAATCTGTTGGAGCtgaacagcaaacacacaccaggTCAGGTTCAGACAATGGCATGCCAAGCACATGCACGGAAAAACAGGTGTTTATTTCCCTTCATATGACAGTCTCATGGCATTTTGTTTCCCAAGTGAAGTTTCCTGAACGCTGTCATTTTAATTGGTTATCAAGTGTCCATGTATATACgaggtggggggaaaaaaacatcagaaCAGGAGAAAGAGATCTAAAACACTTGTAAGACATTAATGCTAATTAACTGGATTTAGTCTTTTTGCTTTCAAGCTTCTGCTCGTTGATGTAACTAAAATGGAAAAAGTTAGCAAACAATTAGCAAGCTAGTATCAAAGTAACAAGTAGCAGTCTGTTGACGTTAAATTTAATCACTTTGTATACAGAGTTTTAGCTCAGTTGCTTTATGTTATGAGTGGGCTGGCCCTGAGCAAGTGCTGCTAAAATATTTGTGTGCAAGTTCCTAATGTGGACGAGCTCAAAACGAATAAGCATACACGGCCTCTGAAGCAGTCACagtaaaatgtgtgtttatataacacacatgctTAAAGTTCTCAGATACACTTCACTCACGTCGAGGCCCTGAGCAGACTGGAGGAACTGAGCCACGGCAGCGAGGGTCACGCTGTTCTGCTGATCTGCTGGGCTCTGAGATACAGGAAGTGTGGACAGTCCTGGTGTCggctgaacacacactgcttcagCTGGAgaacctgcaaacacacacataccaacatcAGCAATAATTCTCATGAAGgattttatttgtgttaaatATTTCTCTTGCATTCATTTGCAATGAACGCACACAACAAGGAGCCATGATTTCTTCATTTCCGCACTCATTACTTTAGATCCTGTCTGACTGGCCAGAATGATACCGTAATTTCTGACCTCTCCTTTAATGCGGATGGAGACATTAGGGAGAAAAATTAATCATTCTGATTAGTGTGttatttatgttgtgtgtgatttttcCATACACTGCGAAGCAAAAAATGTGAATGTGCATCATGGAAAATTGTTACCTTTTAGCATACCACCGTTCTCCATAACGGACACCACCGGACCCGATGCCATGTCCACCAGTGGCTGGATGACTtccatactgaacactgaattcTTCTGCCACAGACTCAACACACGCAGGATCTTGTCCTTTATGcagacacatcatcatcatcatcatcatcatcatcatcagagtgAGGTTTAAAACACCCCTGTGGAAAAAGCTACCTTATCATCGGGAGGACATTCATAAAGGCTCTGAAAGGTGGCGCTGATGTTCTTCAGGAACCTCGGACCGAAGACATCTTTGTCTTCTCCAAACTGATAGCGTGACTGTCTGATTATCGAATCTACCACGTACAGGCCGGGAACCTTCAGCTCGggattacactacacacaaaattattaatatttattaacacatatacagacttatatatatatatatatacacacacacacacacacaaatgaccaTTTTATCTGGAAATATGAATAGACATTAAATCACCTTCTTGATGAACTTCTCAATGATCTGGACAACATGCTTATATAactgaagaaggaaagaaaaaaaacccatcagaaCTGATTAAAATACAAGTCTTTAATCAATATAGTTAAAATATATGACAAAAGTTCCTGTACTACTTATACAATACAAATTACTATTTGACAAATATGGCTGCATTTAACTggagtgggaaaaaaaaggagagaaatttACCTTAATTGCTTTCATCCCGGCTTTGGTAATGGACATCATTTTCGCTCGAGAGATCGGCGGCTTCATGTCCAGTATTGACGCCATCTGAGGGGGACAGAAACTTTAGGTCCAGAGTTCACAACTTAGATCAAGAAGAATGTCATCATCCAGCTGATATGCAAACGcacagaggaagagaagagcaAAGAAAAATTCCTCCAGGGCTGTGGTGCATTTTGTAGCAGGAGAGTGGAAAATTTGTGAAACAGGAACATCAGGAGTGCAAGAGTTCCTCATTGAGAAGATCAGAATTGTCTCTGTACAAATACTGCTACTTTAATAAAGTAGAATAAAGagcactttattaatccccaacAGGAAATTTTGGAAGTTTGGAATCTCCTCTCTACATCAAGTCAAAGTTTACTGCATTTCCTTTAATCGTATGCCTTGACACTGGAATAAACCCCACAACCAAACACACTAAAACGTCCCTGTGGACCTGAGATAAGAGCAACAAGACACCAAGACACCAATATTCTTCTCACTGTGAAGGAATATCTGAATGCAGAGCGTCtgacaaacaataaaacaataatttaaaaaaaatctttgattATCAAATAtgaactatttaaaaaataaacaacaataataataataataataataataataataaaaataaatgtaaaaaaggtAAATGGATTGACCATGGgataaaaagttttaaaacagtatttgcaaataaatcaataaataaatcctgaaaCATTTAGATCCAAAATATATAATGCCAAAGATAAAACGTTTAGATAATATCATTTCTGAAGATGAATAGGACCACTgccacaagaagaagaaaaagaagatgatgatgttcgttaaaaaatataaataaaaatcatttagtGGACAGTGGAGTCTGGTGCAAAATCGTTTAATTTTTTTGGAGTAAGTCAAATAGCTCAGAGAAGTACAAAAGTTTGTGCCTTTGCAGTAACTCAACATTTTTATGTatagggcagcacagtggcttagtgggtaacactgttgcctcacagcaaaaaGGGGGTTCGAATGAGGGTCCTGGGTTACCAGGTTTGAACAAGCAGGGGGCCTTTCTgcgtggagtttgcatgttctccctgtgcctgcatgTCCATAATTCTAAACTGCCCATCTAATTCAAAACTGTCTGTCTaaatgtggccctgtgatggactggcgacctgtccagggtgtacccgtgaccctaatttggaataaagtgggtatagaaaatggatggatggatttttatgtatataaaagagttctgggttgccagatttgcaCCGTTATAATACAACGCATGAAAATACATGCCCTGAATTGACTTGACGCAACAATTTTTTtcatcacactgaccacactTTTAAAAAGCccggatttttttttaagctaaaCTTGGGACAGAACCCGAGTAACAACAGGCGCACGTGCTAATCGTGTCACTGTCCTACTATAGCAACCGCCCGCATCAGTGCCGACGTCCTCGTGACATTTCAATCCGTTTACCTTAACACTACGTCACATGTTCACGCGCACACTTTAAAAGTCAATCAAATAACTAAATATCTCTTTTTGACTCTTAATGGTTATTTATATCATTAtggttatttatatttatatatatgtcaaAGGGATTTTAAAAGCCTTTAtgtattatgattttttttaagattagGTCTCGAACGATTAGTTGGGTTTAACAGTCGAATGACTCCCGCCCATTTTCACGTAGCTCCGCCCCCAGTATCTACTGCTGCGCgttgtgtgtataaaatgattaaacagaAACCGCAGCCAAACACAAATAACCActcaatatatataaatgtatgaaacttttaaacaagcaaacacacgTTTAAGCCAAAAAAAGCATCAAAGTCTGGCTGCGTGGACACCGTTTCTTGTCACCGCGGCCATTCTGACGCATGCGCAATACAGAGCAGGCCTCTGAAACGTTAAGTCACAAGACCTAGCAAAAAATAACTAAGCGTCGAAATCGCAGTTAAACTAAATTGCTAACTGCTACCATCACATTCTATCACACGTTTTCGTTTGCTTAAAGTAAACAGTTACAGACAAAAAGACTTATTAACATCCTAACATAAACAAAGTAAACTTCATGCAAATAAGCTAGCATAGCTTATCTGACATTAGCATGCACAGCCATAAACAAGAATTTGATAAGAAATGGTCTCTACCTCCGTGTTGAAAGCTTTCACCGCATCCATGTTGTTATTCCTCAAAAGATGAAGCGTTTAATTATAAAACTGCTTTCATTCTCCGAGCACGAAATCGATGTTAAGAGCAACAATCCTGTAACTTCTCTCAACCTCTAACGAAATAGGAACCCTACACGTACACGGGGTCGAGTCCAATTGGCTGCGAAACACACTATATAGGTGGTCTGTGTAGGGCATACGTTTATGGTTTCCACTGATACGAAGTGCACTAGAAAGTGATTTGTGACAACATGTATAGCCACGCCCGCCGACGGCTATTGCCGCGCAGTGGAGCGGGGACGTCGTTTCTATGGGAACCAGTGCAACCAGGAAATGGGCGTTAAGGTAAGCAGCGCCATTGCAGcgtcattaaaataaaaaacaactaaCGTGAGATTTTATTTCAGGGACAGAGACGCGATAATCataattatagatttttttactATGTGTTTTGATATAAACACAAAATCcgttatttttaaatgatactAAATCTCTGTTGGGTTCAGTTATTAACAGCTGGATAACACACCAGACTACAGGGATGTGATTACATGCGTAcgtgttataataataataataatattaataataataataataataataatattaataataataataataataataataataatggtagtAGTAgcaaaaaagaagagaaaaaaatattctgaaaatatatttatttgtacaaagccaaaaaaattaataaaatattgtacTAGATTCTATAATAAACGAATTATTGTTAAAGTAATGCAAGttataatttaatcatttaaaattttagatgctttcttttaaaaaaaaaaattaataaatctaATAGTGCTCATATTTAATTACTCTCaagattattatatttattaaaatgtataatattttaCTGCTTTAAAATGATAAGAAATTGTCTCTAACTCACTGTTGAAAATTTCAAAGTTTTCTGAAATGTCTGtcacaatatatttaaaaacattaacataGCATTTATAATCCTCTAAAACAAGCTCCCATTAATAAAAGACATCTGTTAACGGCAATTATTTAGGCCTGATATAATTATAAGCATTTATATTTCCTATAAAGTGCTTTTTTCTAGAGCActtcttttgtcttttatttgttttgaaaaaTTGTTCTCATATATGTGTTTTTTACTAAATAGACAACTGTCTAAGTTTTACATAATAGATTGTGGAGTAATCAGGATCAGGTGAAAATGTTCCTTCAGCCATGTCCAGGTCTGTGATGAAGCCCCTGAGCGCTGGAGCTTCTCTCCCTGAGCCTCGCTCGCTGCTGCACCGACGCATCCTGGTGGCCGAGGGACAGGGGGTGGAGCTAGCGAAGAAGCTGGGTGTCTCTGGAGATGAGCTAGAGGTGGAGTTTATGGACGGCTCGCAATCTGAGGCTTTGGTGGCAAGAGTGTATCGCCTCGAGAATCTCTTACATGCAGTGAGGCTGAACGTCTTCCGCATTGAAACTGCGAGAGAGCTTGCTTCATCCCatacaggtaaacagacagagagacaagatagatagatagatagatagatagatagatagatagatagatagatagatagatagatagatagatagatagatagatagatagatagatagatagatagatagatagatagataagaatACTCTCAAGTAACAATTTGATATAAATGCTTAAATCCAGCAACTAAGAACAGAGGTTTCATGAGCTCCATGGCAGTCAGAAAACGAGCTCCAATGTTGGTTAAACTGACCGACAGATAGACAGAACAACAATAactaaacagaaacatacataattgcatgtatatttaatatttgcgGTTTAAGATGTCTCTATGTatttgttgtattgtgtgtgtgtgtgttagcacaTCTGCAGGAGCAACTCACGGCTCTTCAGGAGCAGTGTAAGGAGGAGCAGCGTTCCTCACAGAGGGAGGTGATGCGTCTGAGGGATCAGCTGCAGCAGGAGCGGGAGGAGGCGCAGAAGGAGGCGCAGACGCTGCGGGAACAGCTGCACGGCTCCTACTGCTCTCAGGCACTCAGGCTCAGCTTCTGGGATTCTAGAATTAGCTCTATGCAGTAGACCTCACTTCTAGAGCATATAGTGATATCTCTTACATGTGCCTAACCAAGTATACCTCTTCTAGTGTACagcttttattcttcttttttatcttcTAGAGAACATTTGCTTTACATTTTTCAGTGTGGTGCATCTCATCTAGAGTGCCTCATCTATTCCATGTCCATGAGTGTGCTTATTCTAGATCATACAGTCAATCTAGAATATATATCTATACTGTACCTTACTATAGTGTCCTAATATTTCAGTAAATTCTTCTAGATTACCTCTATGGACCTTCTAGATAGCTACACCTTCTGTATAACACAATAGCTCTAGAATAAATAGGTTCTTCATGTTCtccataataataaattttttaaatacaattttagtATTTAATCCAGATGCATCATCTAGAAGACTTTCAAAGCACAGGCTACTTCCAAAGTACATTTCTTCTGTAGAGTTCTTCGAGAGCAATTCATCGATACTTAGCAGAGTTCTTCTAGCATAGATCTTCTATATTAATACAATGCCTCTAGAGTATACTGTACAATACATTCCCTAAAGGTTGCTTCATCTAGAtcaccagattttttttataggaAGTGTCCATTCTAGAGTCATTCTGGTGTACCTTTTCCCAACTCTGCTGCTTCTAGACCATATATTCTTTAAAGGGTGCTTCTTCTAGGTTACACAATATATTAGAGCTTTTCTAGAGAGCCTTAAATGTGTCTCCTCATACGTTTGCTCATCATAGAGTCCATTTTTCCCCTCTCTAACCACTATGTAGTGTAGTTCTAAAGACTTATACCTGCTCAAATTCTAGAGTGTCAGTGCTGGATTCTTACAACAGATCCTTTCTACATTTGATCCAGATGGACGTTGCTGTAGCAGCAGACGAGCTAAAGAAGGTCAAAGTTCAGCTGAGCCGGAAACTCCATCAGGTCAGAGATCACTGCTGAGGATACTGGAAGTTACAGCCAGCTCTGTATTCCCATGCTTCAACCTCTGACCTCTCACATTTCCACAGTTAAAGGAGGAGTTGGTGCAGGAGACAGCGGCCCGTCTGGAGGCTGAGCAATCCCAAGATGATTTGCtgcagagagtgaaggagatgGAAGGGGAGGTAGAGAGAGCGAAAGAACAGGTCAAGAAAGGATTTGGAAAATCTGTGGGTCTGTCATTGTCTTTTTATTGAAATTTTTAGAAGTGACACCAGTAACCATCTCCAGGTGAAGCTTCTTCAAACCGATTGCCACACCCTAAATGTTGATGGACAGGAGATCAGGGCGGAGCTAGAGGAGAAGGCAGAGCTTATAGAGAGTTTACAGGAAGAGTGTCAGCAGCTGAGGCAGCAGATAGGTGAGCATGATAATGATAAAGATAATGGGAAATGAAGAATTCTGTAAGTGTTCAGTATATGaaatgagattgtgtgtgtgtgtctgtgtgtgtgtgtgtgtgtgtgtgtgctggtcagAGGAGAAGGACATTCTTGCATCAGATCTGAGCGCTGAGTTAAAGGTAAGACTGACGGATTAAATACATGCTGTGCATTTAGAAAATTGGcatccattgtgtgtgtgtgtatgtgtgtatgtagagtgtgaaGATAACTCTGCAGAAGCAGCATCAGGAGAACAGCACACTCATCAGGGGCAAAGAAGAACTGAGAGCAGCTACAGATAAagttcaggtacacacacacacacacacacttgtatcaCATTTGTCTGAGCTGTATGATGGATAAAATGATACTCATAAACGCAAACcgatctatccatctatccctcACCCCGTCTATCCTTTGCCCCCCCCTTTCTCAGTCACTGAATGATCAGTTAGAGACTCAGTGCTCTAATCTGAGTTCAGCTCTTCGCTCTCTCACTGAGGAGAAAGCACAGCTGCTGGCCAATCTGAAGGTACCTCTATTAACCTGTGATTTATGAACTGAGATTACAGCAGCGGCCTGGTTACCAAGGCAACAAGAAAGAGGCTCAGTGAcaagtagcagcagcagcaggaaacAGCGCAGTGATAAGGAGCATAAAGACAGGCAACAGGtgacagggggaaaaaaatagaaagaaaacatGGACGATGTAGGCAGTAGCACCATGACTGGATGGTGACAAAGTAGTGACAAGGTGACATGGTGACAGTGGACCAATGTGGAAAGGATTGCAAATGgcacagtaacagagtaacataGCAACAAACAACATAGTAAAAAGGGGAAATGGACAAGACAAAGACATGGTAAAAGAGTGACATGTTGACAACCACCTGTGTGTCAGGGAGACAAACAACAGGGCAACAGGGCAATATGGTGACAAACAGCATGGTAAACATGAATTGGTACCTTGGTAACTTGGTGACAAACGACCTTGTAACAGGGTGACGTTGACAAAAGATTTAGTAACTGGGCAATGTGGTGACAAACACCATAGTAACAGGGCAACATGGTGACAAATGACTTGGTAACAGGGCGATATGGTGACATATGACCTTGTAACAGGGCAACATGGTGACAAACAGTATAGTAACAGGGCGACATGATGACAAAAGACTTGGTAACAAGGTGACATGGTGACAAATAACCTTGTAACAGGGCAACAAGGTGACAAACAGCATAGTAACAGGGCAACAAGGTGACAAACAGCATAGTAACAGGGCAACAAGGTGACAAACAGCATAGTAACAGAGCAACATGGTAAAACATGCCTTAGTAACAGGGTGACATGGTGACAAACAGCATAGTAACAGAGTGACATGATGACAAAAGACTTGGTAACAAGGTGACATGGTGACAAATGACCTCGTAACAGAGTGACATGGTGACAAATGACCTTGTAACAGGGTGACATGGTGACAAATGAGCTTGTAACAGGGTGACGTGGTGACAAATGATTTAGTAACAGTGCAACTTGGTGATAAAAAGCATAGTAACAGGGTGACATGGTGACAAATGCCTTAATAACAGGGTGACATTGTGACAATCAGCATAGTAACAGGGCAAAATGGTGACAAAAGACTTGGTAACAGGGCGACATGGTGAGAAATAACCTTGTAACAGGGCAACATGGTGACAAACAGCATAGTAATAGGCGAC
The window above is part of the Hemibagrus wyckioides isolate EC202008001 linkage group LG17, SWU_Hwy_1.0, whole genome shotgun sequence genome. Proteins encoded here:
- the scaf4b gene encoding SR-related and CTD-associated factor 4b; its protein translation is MDAVKAFNTEMASILDMKPPISRAKMMSITKAGMKAIKLYKHVVQIIEKFIKKCNPELKVPGLYVVDSIIRQSRYQFGEDKDVFGPRFLKNISATFQSLYECPPDDKDKILRVLSLWQKNSVFSMEVIQPLVDMASGPVVSVMENGGMLKGSPAEAVCVQPTPGLSTLPVSQSPADQQNSVTLAAVAQFLQSAQGLDLQQILRTLQQGGANPFNPVQQNSSISKVLQDRFDYDEEQDVEKPQPVEMSPASSINLQQALQGHLLSQLSNQVLPKTQNEQPVPRPDDITTRAMTEPHTAELGHSRSDDHERRYNRRSRSRSPRRRSSPRLHPHSSSHSRHSRYRHSRSRSRERRRTPPRSRADDRKEMERRHKGLPPIKRETLSVCSTTLWLGQLDKKTQQQDISSLMEEFGQIESINMIPPRGCAYIVMVHRQDAYTALNKLSRGTAKINHKSFKIAWAMNKGVGGRFKKYWNMELGVTYVPWEKLKDSELVVLREGAVLDQETLKPEWASMLAELVKPVGDGGDGPEPEHEGGAAVVPQVPAVSTESTVEHTNTLTADPVAPSSADSISAPRSQTAPLPLNLPPPPPFIPPFSNILRPPPGLPPGLPTMSGAPIFRVRLPMPDPAGDFPHPGIMEAEQWNGRPFRNDRGPPEWFGPEPPFRHGGWSRGGHWGHGQFRN